The following proteins are encoded in a genomic region of Glycine soja cultivar W05 chromosome 17, ASM419377v2, whole genome shotgun sequence:
- the LOC114392843 gene encoding protein GLUTAMINE DUMPER 5-like, with the protein MRSIPIPPTTTTNTLAPTSSTVVVVTTMTTMTNKTSVPSAWHSPVPYLFGGLAAIMALIALALLMLACSYWRLTQESNNNNNNNVVKEGDDDSEKKEQPKVYEEKILVIMAGDHNPTFLATPSSSFGCCSNFDHKKHLGNSEDSNNSYKETVDDHVVLNATHESGSARHDQHSENL; encoded by the coding sequence ATGAGAAGCATTCCTATTCCTCCAACAACCACAACCAATACATTAGCACCAACAAGTTCTACAGTGGTGGTGGTGACAACAATGACAACGATGACGAACAAAACCTCTGTTCCTTCTGCATGGCACTCTCCAGTGCCCTACCTCTTCGGAGGCCTCGCTGCCATTATGGCTCTCATAGCCTTGGCACTGTTGATGCTCGCTTGCTCCTATTGGAGGCTCACACAAGAgagtaataacaataacaacaacaacgtgGTGAAAGAGggtgatgatgattctgaaaagaAGGAACAGCCTAAGGTGTACGAGGAGAAGATCCTAGTCATCATGGCCGGGGATCACAACCCAACCTTCTTGGCCACCCCTTCATCCTCCTTTGGTTGTTGTAGCAATTTCGATCACAAAAAACACCTAGGAAATTCCGAGGATTCCAACAACTCCTACAAAGAAACTGTGGACGACCATGTTGTTTTGAATGCTACACATGAAAGTGGAAGTGCTCGACATGATCAAcatagtgaaaatttatga
- the LOC114391729 gene encoding uncharacterized protein LOC114391729, giving the protein MSERADTDYENAEACGANEPHVDCSDAFKTSQVCECQEDVLRSDTNTGSRGRTTFVLIGYERSGEYRCRKKELIRRDTGTRKCGCPFKLRCKPVVGGEGWMVKLICGVHNHELAKSLVGHPYAGRLTKAEKTLIADMTKSMVKPRNIPLTLKEHNANSCTTIKQIYNARSAFCSSIRGSDLEMQHLMKLLEHSWSVIRNHLLKELANFSEDYIKLFGGTERFEELRMSLLVDGLTKVITDKWMDITDMRHVIASRYNVIVVSLSKQQNMTFFPLRNQPLANSSLHRIICIGHVYGNHFVEVHFYLKECCPLPLVALLWSSNCHPQAKSWPNPYISRMQHYKSFMMFNKDYVDINDD; this is encoded by the exons ATGTCTGAACGAGCGGATACGGATTATGAAAATGCAGAAGCATGTGGcgcgaatgaaccacatgttgattgttcggatGCGTTCAAGACTTCTCAG GTGTGTGAGTGCCAAGAGGATGTTTTGCG GTCGGACACAAACACaggtagtagaggaaggactACGTTTGTTTTAATTGGCTATGAAAGGAGTGGCGAGTATAGGTGtaggaaaaaagaattaatcagaagagacactgggactaggaaatgtgggtgtcccttcaagcttcgttgcaagccagtggttggaggagaaggctggatggtgaagttgatttgtggagtgcataatcatgaattggccaagtcattagttggacatccatatgcggggcgattgactaaagctgaaaaaacacttattgctgatatgacgaagtccatGGTAAAGCCAAGAAACATTCCGCTAActctgaaggaacacaatgccaatAGTTGTACGACCATTAAAcagatatacaatgcaagaagtgcattctgttcttccataagaggaagcgatcttgaaatgcaacatctgatgaagcttcttgaac actCTTGGTCGGTGATCCGTAACCatctgcttaaagaacttgccaaTTTCTCAGAAGACTATATCAAGCTCTTTGGTGGCACGgagagatttgaggaattaaggatgtcactacttgttgatgggttaaccaag gTGATAAcggataagtggatggatataacggacatgagacatgtcattgcatcaaggtataacgtAATCGTTGTATCATTGTCTAAACAACAAaacatgacattctttccccttAGAAATCAACCGCTGGCAAATTCTTCATTGCATCGTATAATTTGTATCGGTCATGTGTATGGcaatcattttgttgaggtacatt tttatttaaaagaatgttGTCCCTTACCGCTTGtagcattgttatggtctagcaATTGTCATCCGCAGGCGAAGTCGTGGCCAAATCCATATATTAGCAGAATGCAGCATTACAAGAGTTTTATGATGTTCAACAAAgactatgttgatataaatgatgattga